In Bacteroidota bacterium, one DNA window encodes the following:
- the dnaN gene encoding DNA polymerase III subunit beta, translating into MKFSASIADLQHILPTVTAVVPSRSTLQQLENIQLELKAKRLTLMATDLEVSVRASIEVAAKTDGVIAANAKRLAEIIRSLPDGDLNATLDKTTRRLQLQSAQGNYTMATFADTDLPDMMKEFKPEGSITAKGGDLKKMISSTIFAASSNEFRAAMMGLLFQFSPDGTTCVATDGHRLVKITNPELKSDGERDVIVPAKAVNLVAKSFGDDDTVTISFSATQIEFKNDSTSILSRLIDEQYPNYEAVIPRENEKTMTISRAPLQSSNRRVMIFADPDTRQIRMQLHKDELVILADNAEEGSNAEEHIACDYSNDDLLIGFNGKFIDDALAHLDASEVTLKFSTPTRAVILEPRESGAFEVLMLVMPVRLSA; encoded by the coding sequence ATGAAATTTTCGGCAAGTATTGCGGATCTGCAGCATATTCTTCCTACGGTCACGGCAGTCGTTCCGAGCCGGTCGACCCTGCAACAGCTCGAGAATATTCAGCTTGAGCTCAAGGCGAAGCGCCTGACGCTCATGGCGACCGATCTCGAAGTCTCGGTTCGTGCATCGATCGAAGTTGCCGCCAAGACCGACGGCGTTATTGCCGCCAATGCGAAGCGACTTGCCGAGATCATCCGCTCGTTGCCCGATGGTGACCTCAACGCGACGCTGGACAAAACAACCCGCCGCCTCCAGTTGCAGAGCGCCCAAGGTAACTATACCATGGCGACGTTCGCAGATACCGATCTGCCGGACATGATGAAAGAGTTCAAGCCCGAGGGATCGATCACTGCGAAAGGCGGCGACCTCAAGAAGATGATCTCCTCGACCATCTTCGCCGCAAGCTCGAATGAATTTCGTGCCGCAATGATGGGCTTGCTGTTCCAGTTCTCGCCCGACGGCACGACATGTGTCGCGACGGACGGGCATCGGTTGGTGAAGATCACGAACCCCGAGCTCAAAAGCGATGGCGAACGCGATGTCATCGTGCCGGCCAAGGCAGTGAACCTCGTTGCGAAATCGTTCGGCGACGACGATACGGTGACGATCAGCTTCAGTGCGACACAGATCGAGTTCAAGAACGATTCGACCTCGATTCTTTCACGTTTGATCGACGAACAGTACCCGAACTACGAAGCGGTTATTCCGCGTGAGAACGAGAAGACAATGACCATTTCCCGTGCGCCCCTGCAATCGTCGAACCGACGCGTGATGATCTTCGCCGATCCCGATACACGTCAGATCCGAATGCAGTTGCACAAGGACGAGCTCGTCATTCTTGCCGACAATGCCGAAGAGGGTTCGAATGCCGAAGAACACATTGCCTGCGATTACTCAAACGACGACTTGCTGATCGGCTTCAATGGAAAGTTCATCGACGATGCATTGGCACATCTCGATGCATCGGAAGTAACGCTCAAGTTTTCGACACCGACTCGTGCCGTGATCCTCGAGCCCCGCGAAAGCGGCGCGTTCGAAGTATTGATGCTCGTCATGCCGGTGCGGTTGTCCGCCTAA